A genome region from Staphylococcus capitis subsp. capitis includes the following:
- the leuS gene encoding leucine--tRNA ligase, with the protein MLNYNHKEIEKKWQDYWAENKTFKTSDNLGQKKFYALDMFPYPSGAGLHVGHPEGYTATDIVSRYKRMQGYNVLHPMGWDAFGLPAEQYALDTGNDPREFTKKNVQTFKRQIQELGFSYDWDREVNTTDPEYYKWTQWIFIQLYNKGLAYVDEVAVNWCPALGTVLSNEEVVDGVSERGGHPVYRKPMKQWVLKITEYADRLLEDLDDLDWPESIKDMQRNWIGRSEGAKVSFNVEDTDNKIDVFTTRPDTIFGTSFLVLSPEHSLVNSITSEDKQEEVKAYQEEASKKSDLERTDLAKVKTGVFTGAYAINPLSGEKLPIWIADYVLSTYGTGAVMAVPGHDERDHEFAKKFDLPIIEVIKGGDVQLEAYTGEGEHVNSGELNGLENEAAISKAIELLEDKGAGEKKVNYKLRDWLFSRQRYWGEPIPIIHWEDGSMTTVPEEELPLLLPETSEIKPSGTGESPLANIDEFVNVIDEKTGMKGRRETNTMPQWAGSCWYYLRYIDPDNENMIADPEKLKHWLPVDLYIGGVEHAVLHLLYARFWHKVLYDLGVVPTKEPFQKLYNQGMILGEGNEKMSKSKGNVINPDDIVSSHGADTLRLYEMFMGPLDAAIAWSENGLDGSRRFLDRVWRLIVTEDGSLNNKIVESNDKSLDKVYNQTVKKVTEDFDALSFNTAISQLMVFINDCYKANEIYKPYIEGFVKMLAPIAPHICEELWSKLGHNETITYQPWPTFDESLLVDDEVEIVVQVNGKVRAKLNIPKDLSKEEMQDLALANDNVKMSIEGKEIKKIIAVPQKLVNIVAK; encoded by the coding sequence GTGTTGAATTACAATCACAAGGAAATTGAAAAAAAATGGCAAGATTATTGGGCAGAAAATAAAACATTTAAAACAAGTGACAATTTAGGTCAAAAGAAATTTTATGCGTTAGACATGTTTCCTTATCCATCTGGTGCAGGATTACACGTAGGACATCCTGAGGGATACACAGCTACTGATATTGTTTCAAGATATAAGCGTATGCAAGGATATAATGTGCTACATCCTATGGGATGGGATGCCTTTGGTCTACCTGCTGAACAATATGCGTTAGATACTGGAAATGACCCTCGTGAATTTACTAAGAAAAACGTACAAACATTTAAACGTCAAATTCAAGAATTAGGTTTTAGTTATGATTGGGATCGAGAAGTAAATACCACTGATCCAGAATATTACAAATGGACACAATGGATTTTCATTCAACTTTATAATAAAGGTTTAGCATATGTTGATGAGGTTGCGGTGAATTGGTGCCCAGCTTTAGGCACAGTTTTATCAAACGAAGAAGTCGTTGATGGCGTTTCAGAGCGTGGTGGACACCCAGTTTATCGTAAACCAATGAAACAATGGGTACTAAAAATTACTGAATATGCAGATCGTTTATTAGAAGATTTAGATGACTTAGATTGGCCTGAATCAATTAAAGATATGCAACGTAATTGGATAGGTCGTTCTGAAGGTGCGAAAGTATCCTTTAATGTTGAGGACACTGATAATAAAATTGATGTCTTCACAACACGTCCTGATACAATTTTTGGTACGTCATTCTTAGTATTAAGTCCTGAACATTCACTTGTTAATAGCATTACTTCTGAAGACAAACAAGAAGAAGTCAAAGCTTACCAAGAAGAAGCTTCTAAGAAATCAGATTTAGAACGTACTGATTTAGCTAAAGTAAAAACAGGCGTTTTCACAGGTGCATATGCAATTAATCCTCTTTCTGGTGAGAAATTACCAATTTGGATTGCTGATTATGTACTATCAACATATGGAACTGGTGCAGTTATGGCGGTTCCTGGACATGATGAACGTGATCATGAATTTGCAAAGAAATTTGATTTACCAATCATTGAAGTCATCAAAGGCGGAGATGTTCAACTAGAAGCATACACTGGTGAAGGTGAGCACGTTAATTCAGGTGAACTCAATGGTCTTGAAAATGAAGCTGCCATTAGTAAAGCAATTGAGTTATTAGAAGATAAAGGCGCTGGTGAGAAAAAAGTTAACTACAAACTGCGCGATTGGTTATTTAGCAGACAGCGTTACTGGGGTGAACCAATTCCAATTATTCATTGGGAAGACGGTTCAATGACAACTGTGCCTGAAGAAGAATTACCTTTATTACTGCCAGAAACTAGTGAAATTAAACCTTCTGGAACTGGGGAATCACCTCTAGCTAATATTGATGAATTTGTAAATGTGATTGATGAAAAGACAGGCATGAAAGGACGTCGTGAAACGAATACAATGCCTCAGTGGGCAGGAAGTTGTTGGTATTACTTACGTTATATTGATCCAGATAATGAAAATATGATTGCTGACCCTGAAAAATTAAAGCACTGGTTACCAGTTGATTTATATATTGGTGGGGTAGAACACGCAGTACTTCATCTATTATATGCAAGATTCTGGCATAAAGTTCTTTATGATTTAGGTGTAGTTCCTACAAAAGAACCATTCCAAAAATTATATAACCAAGGGATGATTCTAGGTGAAGGCAATGAAAAAATGAGTAAATCTAAAGGAAACGTTATTAATCCTGACGATATCGTATCTTCACATGGCGCGGATACACTACGTCTATATGAAATGTTTATGGGACCACTTGATGCAGCAATTGCTTGGAGTGAAAACGGCTTAGATGGTTCAAGAAGATTCCTTGATCGTGTATGGAGACTTATCGTTACTGAAGATGGCTCATTAAATAACAAGATTGTAGAGTCTAACGATAAATCATTAGACAAAGTTTACAATCAAACAGTTAAAAAAGTAACTGAAGATTTCGATGCGCTTAGCTTTAATACTGCAATCAGTCAATTAATGGTATTTATTAACGATTGTTATAAAGCTAATGAAATTTATAAACCTTATATTGAAGGTTTTGTAAAAATGTTAGCGCCAATTGCTCCTCATATTTGTGAAGAGTTATGGAGTAAACTAGGTCATAATGAAACTATAACTTATCAACCATGGCCTACATTTGATGAAAGTCTACTTGTTGACGATGAAGTTGAAATTGTAGTTCAGGTTAATGGCAAAGTCCGTGCTAAATTAAATATTCCAAAAGATTTATCAAAAGAGGAAATGCAAGATTTAGCTTTGGCTAATGATAATGTTAAAATGAGTATCGAAGGTAAAGAGATTAAAAAAATTATCGCAGTACCTCAAAAATTAGTTAACATTGTTGCTAAATAA
- a CDS encoding rhodanese-like domain-containing protein — protein MESITVDELKKKVLDSNPVNIVDVRNDEETAMGVIPGAKTIPMDQIPDNLNEFNKDETYYIICAAGARSAKVVEYLEDKGIHAVNVEGGMNEWGDEGTVIDSI, from the coding sequence ATGGAATCAATTACAGTAGATGAACTAAAGAAAAAAGTGTTGGATTCTAATCCAGTTAATATCGTAGATGTTAGAAATGATGAAGAAACAGCTATGGGTGTTATTCCTGGAGCTAAAACGATTCCAATGGATCAAATTCCTGATAACTTAAATGAGTTTAATAAAGACGAAACATATTATATTATCTGTGCTGCTGGAGCTAGAAGTGCTAAAGTCGTTGAATATCTTGAAGATAAAGGTATTCATGCTGTTAATGTTGAAGGTGGCATGAATGAATGGGGAGATGAAGGTACTGTTATCGACAGTATTTAA